The following are encoded together in the Girardinichthys multiradiatus isolate DD_20200921_A chromosome X, DD_fGirMul_XY1, whole genome shotgun sequence genome:
- the LOC124863380 gene encoding protein cramped-like — MVKRKKTCSTSEELENCMTLGSREGIGVDGKRNPSRKPEGCDEEESAEQASEERSTKGEERVEILNPSATGPSSGPAPVLPGSPPNRTGAGSNQQPQSSAEPAPPCHDQHHFLRSSVRPPSKRIRKDSIGSTINGHGGAKSKGAENGSSSHGPVGQSVASATGGVSKNSKGQASAEKDEQGGNQKRARRQWESWSAEDKNSFFEGLYEHGKDFEAIQNNIAMKYKKRGKPANMVKNKEQVRHFYYRTWHKISKHIDFANVYSRVLKKSSQELYGLICYAELRKKVGGLMDEKNVAKLNELIQQGATTVRSKGRNLRIKAPMCRALKKLCDPDGVSDEEDQKPVRLPLKVAVELQPRSNHSWARVQSLAHNPRLRMVVELHRKVSCLIEYLKQKWAYQDQRILKNLMEREALEGSQASADSPSKALQQELTLFPAENSPLTTLPGVARVVHSKASCTVHWLESGKNRPSAKELPAVQILGIQSAPPPRGGPKSGRVGSAAANASTAILADGRRTEPPNAEPPPDSSGKIEEKKPQPFSVSSQQTLALTEEGNGTGSTETGRTCTGIEVNGSAEYPSELCKEEQNTGSSSSDLNQTPSAKPPVSSSEESSAPPAKERTVKQIQEEGWSARDAENVTLAELYLMFGKPGKLQLEYEWQAAAVPSTIQENGQASEKPKSNRTNRVLSCLLKLVSTEINPKPLASEVCSTATSPLKTSQEEQNQTLTPPGKSPISGVRSPSFGRQQASVRGARTLAPNSASSGGHNLPRSLLGSTGESDGSVFAVPTTFPPNSSRHNRMFSPNKEAQLAFRQQLDSISMQSDLFLSRQRKPRNRQFRKPLVVQRTLLPRTTGDTPQHVCSFSILSNSSATGTGSFRPINTRLAPSSRPPMTKTSLPASGSAVPSQLSSAIDLAAKSAGIIPGSPCRELDSPAVNVGLLATTPSVDAAPDSQLLQQNVPENGLPPSSPGVTGSRDSLLSPPSVASLLDISLPGPPEEALTPGEPQTHISDSIIELAINSTNYGEEPALSPAKLGNADPSKLLASSPSVSPSRGWIPSPSHDPQWYPSDSSDSTLGCLLSSMVSPDKSRRTTLTPSGPSSGTALLGPSLLDCNSHDSFQSRGLPDVAEMDSQLACMMSESSVDYIARFNDLAQELAVTEPSIPPP; from the exons ATGGTGAAGAGAAAGAAGACGTGTTCCACCTCCGAAGAGCTCGAAAATTG CATGACACTGGGCTCCAGAGAGGGGATCGGTGTCGATGGTAAGCGGAATCCGTCCAGAAAGCCCGAAGGTTGCGACGAGGAGGAGAGCGCAGAGCAGGCGAGCGAGGAGCGCAGTACAAAGGGAGAGGAGCGAGTGGAAATTCTTAATCCATCAGCCACGGGTCCCAGCTCCGGTCCGGCCCCGGTCCTCCCCGGATCCCCGCCGAACCGGACCGGAGCAGGTTCGAACCAGCAGCCCCAGAGCTCCGCGGAACCCGCCCCTCCGTGTCACGACCAGCATCATTTTCTGCGATCCAGCGTCCGACCTCCCAGCAAACGGATACGGAAGGATTCAATCGGATCAACCATCAATGGACACGGCGGGGCAAAATCGAAAG GGGCAGAAAATGGTTCCTCTTCCCACGGGCCGGTGGGACAGTCTGTGGCCAGTGCCACAGGAGGAGTTTCCAAGAACTCTAAGGGCCAGGCGTCTGCTGAGAAAGATGAGCAAGGTGGGAACCAGAAGAGGGCCCGTCGGCAGTGGGAGTCTTGGAGCGCAGAggacaaaaacagcttttttgagGGGCTCTATGAG CATGGGAAGGATTTTGAGGCAATCCAGAACAACATCGCAATGAAGTACAAAAAGAGAGGAAAGCCGGCCAACATGGTGAAGAACAAAGAGCAGGTCCGCCACTTCTACTACCGCACCTGGCACAAGATCTCCAAACACATCGACTTCGCCAACG tttactCCCGTGTTTTGAAAAAGTCTTCACAAGAGCTGTACGGCCTCATCTGTTATGCTGAGCTCCGCAAAAAAGTCGGAGGAT TAATGGATGAGAAGAACGTGGCAAAGCTGAACGAACTCATCCAGCAGGG GGCCACCACTGTGCGCTCCAAGGGGAGAAACCTACGAATCAAAGCCCCCATGTGTCGCGCACTGAAGAAACTCTGCGATCCAGATG GGGTTAGTGACGAAGAAGATCAGAAGCCGGTGCGTCTCCCTCTGAAGGTGGCGGTGGAACTCCAACCCCGCAGTAACCACTCCTGGGCCCGTGTTCAGAGCTTAGCCCACAACCCCCGCCTCAG GATGGTGGTGGAGCTCCACAGGAAAGTCTCCTGCCTCATCGAGTATCTGAAACAGAAGTGGGCTTACCAAGACCAGCGCATT CTGAAGAATCTCATGGAGAGGGAGGCTCTAGAGGGCAGCCAGGCCAGCGCAGACTCTCCCAGCAAAGCTCTACAGCAGGAGCTTACTCTTTTCCCTGCCGAGAACAGCCCCTTGACTACACTGCCTGGTGTGGCTCGGGTGGTCCACTCCAAGGCCTCCTGCACCGTCCATTGGTTAGAGAGCGGCAAGAACCGGCCCAGTGCCAAGGAGCTGCCAGCGGTGCAGATCCTGGGCATCCAAAGTGCACCGCCTCCTCGAGGCGGCCCCAAATCTGGAAGGGTAGGCTCTGCTGCCGCCAACGCCTCAACGGCCATCTTAGCCGATGGTCGCCGGACTGAGCCCCCTAACGCTGAACCACCACCAGACAGTTCTGGAAAAATAGAGGAGAAAAAGCCTCAgcctttttctgtttcctctCAGCAGACTTTAGCTCTGACAGAAGAGGGAAATGGGACAGGATCTACAGAGACTGGCAGGACATGTACTGGCATAGAGGTCAACGGTAGTGCTGAATACCCATCAGAGCTGTGCAAAGAGGAGCAGAACACGGGGAGCTCTTCTTCGGATTTAAACCAGACTCCTTCCGCGAAACCTCCAGTGTCTAGCTCAGAGGAGAGTTCTGCACCACCAGCTAAAGAACGGACCGTCAAACAAATCCAAGAGGAGGGGTGGAGTGCTCGGGACGCGGAGAACGTGACCCTGGCTGAGCTCTATCTGATGTTTGGGAAGCCAGGCAAGCTGCAGCTGGAGTATGAGTGGCAGGCAGCTGCAGTTCCTTCCACCATCCAGGAAAATGGACAAGCTTCAGAGAAACCTAAGTCCAACAGGACAAACAGAGTTTTGAGCTGCCTGCTAAAGCTGGTTTCCACTGAGATTAACCCTAAACCTCTG GCGTCAGAGGTGTGCTCCACAGCCACATCGCCTCTTAAGACCAGTCAGGAGGAACAGAACCAGACCCTAACGCCTCCAGGGAAGAGCCCGATCTCAGGTGTCCGCAGCCCCAGCTTTGGGCGACAGCAGGCCTCCGTCCGGGGAGCCAGGACCCTCGCACCAAACTCTGCTTCCTCTG GAGGGCATAACCTGCCTCGGTCTTTGCTGGGATCAACCGGGGAATCGGACGGCAGCGTGTTCGCCGTGCCCACCACGTTCCCTCCCAACAGCTCGCGACACAACAGAATGTTCTCCCCCAACAAGGAAGCTCAGCTAGCCTTCAGGCAGCAGCTGGACTCCATCAGT ATGCAGTCGGACCTTTTCCTTTCCAGACAGAGAAAACCTCGGAACAGGCAGTTTCGGAAACCTCTCGTAGTTCAG CGAACCCTTCTCCCCAGGACAACAGGAGACACTCCTCAACATGTCTGCTCCTTCTCCATCCTCTCCAACTCCTCCGCTACAG GAACTGGATCCTTCCGGCCAATCAACACTCGGCTGGCTCCATCCTCCCGCCCACCAATGACCAAAACGTCGCTTCCTGCGTCTGGCTCCGCAGTACCCAGCCAGCTCTCCA GCGCCATCGACCTGGCAGCAAAGTCTGCCGGGATCATTCCTGGAAGCCCCTGTCGGGAGTTAGATTCCCCTGCTGTTAATGTTGGTCTCCTTGCAACAACACCCTCTGTTGATGCGGCACCAGACTCCCAGCTCCTCCAGCAGAATGTCCCAGAG AATGGTCTACCTCCATCATCTCCAGGAGTGACAGGCAGTAGGGATTCCCTCCTCTCTCCACCCAGCGTCGCCTCGCTCCTTGACATCTCTCTGCCAGGCCCCCCTGAGGAGGCCCTCACCCCTGGGGAACCTCAAACACACATCAGCGACTCCATAATCGAACTCGCCATTAACTCAACAAACTATG GTGAGGAGCCTGCTCTATCTCCAGCCAAGCTGGGTAACGCTGACCCCTCCAAGCTGTTGGCTTCGTCTCCCTCTGTCAGCCCGTCCAGGGGCTGGATCCCGTCTCCCAGCCACGACCCTCAGTGGTACCCCAGCGACTCCTCTGACTCCACGCTGGGATGCCTCCTTT CCAGCATGGTTTCCCCTGATAAGAGCAGACGGACCACCCTCACCCCCTCTGGCCCCTCGAGCGGCACAGCTTTGCTCGGTCCTAGTCTCCTGGACTGCAACTCCCATGACTCCTTCCAATCCCGTGGCCTTCCTGACGTGGCAGAG ATGGACTCTCAGCTTGCCTGCATGATGAGTGAGAGCAGCGTGGATTATATCGCTCGCTTCAATGACCTGGCTCAGGAGCTCGCTGTGACCGAACCCTCCATTCCTCCTCCGTGA
- the LOC124862457 gene encoding jupiter microtubule associated homolog 2-like — protein sequence MTSTNMFQGLDTGGKTSSRVLQPPGGGSSNLFGGYEEDVAPSRRPNKMASKVFASPEEPQNTSKRSNPPGGKSSGIFGDPEAPPQPQRPVPPGGATSNIFGSAESTPGQSSCRSHPIQLKDNLGVGPEPESPAPEAKVSQPEVKAEIASPPPVPATEEPPAVSASPEPKPASSPPDKTSLKNHEPHLGPKPRSHNRVLNPPGGKSSVVFY from the exons ATGACTTCGACGAACATGTTTCAAGGATTGGATACTGGTGGAAAAACGAGTTCCAG GGTGCTGCAGCCTCCTGGCGGTGGCTCTAGCAACCTTTTTGGTGGTTATGAAGAGGATGTTGCACCATCCAGACGGCCCAATAAGATGGCCTCTAAAGTTTTTGCCTCACCAGAGGAGCCCCAAAACACATCGAAACGCTCCAATCCTCCAG GTGGGAAGAGTAGCGGGATATTTGGCGACCCTGAGGCACCACCTCAGCCACAGAGACCCGTACCTCCAGGTGGAGCAACCAGCAACATATTTGGGTCTGCAGAAAGCACACCAGGTCAAAGCTCATGCCGAAGCCACCCGATCCAGCTGAAG GACAATCTAGGTGTGGGACCTGAGCCTGAATCACCAG CACCTGAAGCCAAAGTCAGCCAGCCGGAAGTGAAAGCGGAGATCGCCTCCCCTCCTCCTGTTCCAGCTACGGAAGAGCCTCCAGCCGTCTCAGCCAGTCCAGAGCCTAAACCAGCTTCATCACCCCCTGACAAGACATCGCTGAAGAACCACGAGCCGCACCTGGGACCTAAGCCTCGCTCTCACAACAGAGTCTTGAATCCCCCTGGAGGAAAGTCCAGTGTGGTTTTCTACTGA